In one Actinomyces trachealis genomic region, the following are encoded:
- a CDS encoding NADPH-dependent oxidoreductase translates to MTTTDLRTPNRAPLDNPTIRTQMAHRTIRAYTDEPLADDVVTTLLEVARHAATSSFKQQLTIIRVLDPTVREQIHAASGQPYVGGTAGELFVLVADLHRNAWLRERAGADLAPLETTNLFLAAVEDVLLAAQNMVLAAESLGLGTCYLGSILANPRLVISALGLPERTFPVLGLLVGHSAEEPQYKPRLPLSVTTSIDTYPDPAAHAEEITAYDQVVQQYYDLRDTNQRLDSFTHQIITALGKGPAERTPLLGVLHEQRLCLR, encoded by the coding sequence ATGACCACCACCGACCTCAGGACCCCGAACCGCGCCCCCTTGGACAACCCCACCATCCGTACCCAGATGGCTCACCGCACCATCCGGGCCTACACCGATGAGCCGCTGGCTGACGACGTCGTTACCACGCTCCTGGAGGTGGCCCGCCACGCTGCTACCTCCTCTTTCAAGCAACAGCTGACCATCATCCGCGTGCTTGACCCGACCGTGCGCGAGCAGATCCACGCCGCCTCCGGTCAGCCCTACGTCGGCGGCACCGCTGGGGAACTCTTCGTCCTAGTGGCGGACCTGCACCGCAACGCCTGGCTGCGTGAGCGCGCTGGTGCGGACCTTGCTCCCTTGGAGACCACCAACCTCTTCCTGGCCGCTGTGGAGGACGTGCTGCTGGCCGCCCAGAATATGGTGCTTGCTGCTGAGTCCCTGGGGCTGGGCACCTGCTACCTGGGCTCGATCCTGGCCAACCCCAGACTGGTTATCTCCGCGCTCGGCCTACCGGAGCGGACCTTCCCGGTGCTGGGCCTGCTGGTGGGCCACAGCGCTGAGGAGCCCCAGTACAAGCCGCGACTGCCCTTGTCCGTGACCACCAGCATCGACACCTACCCGGACCCAGCCGCCCACGCGGAGGAGATCACTGCCTACGACCAGGTGGTGCAGCAGTACTACGACCTGCGTGACACCAATCAGCGCCTGGACTCCTTCACCCACCAGATCATCACAGCACTCGGCAAAGGGCCTGCCGAACGAACCCCGCTGCTGGGAGTGCTGCACGAGCAACGCCTCTGCTTGCGCTGA
- a CDS encoding serine hydrolase domain-containing protein: MNNDAAAAPGVAQVPTLAQFGFPVALVVTSGGRTILSAGRVTEVFPFASVTKPIVAWSALVAVERGLLRLDDPVGGPSSPLGEATVRHLLAHASGLAFDGPAPDGTELLRAVPGVRRIYSNRGIEVLGERLEAATATPLEAWVEQTVLEPLGMASVMVPGSPAHSGEGNAEDLARFAQELAAPTLVSAALAREACQVVFPELDGVVPGYGMHRPNDFGLGVEVRGSKHPHWTGSGNSPQTFGHFGQAGSFLWVDPVAGRQAVFLGAQPFAEVHRRLWPALNDEVLALAG, encoded by the coding sequence ATGAACAACGACGCCGCAGCCGCACCCGGGGTCGCACAGGTCCCGACCCTCGCGCAGTTCGGCTTTCCGGTGGCCTTGGTGGTTACCAGCGGCGGCCGCACCATCCTGTCTGCGGGGCGTGTGACGGAGGTCTTTCCTTTTGCCTCAGTGACCAAACCGATCGTGGCGTGGTCGGCGTTGGTGGCGGTGGAACGTGGGCTGCTGCGCTTGGATGACCCGGTCGGGGGGCCGTCGTCGCCGCTTGGGGAAGCGACTGTCCGCCATCTGCTGGCCCATGCCTCCGGCCTGGCCTTTGACGGTCCGGCCCCGGACGGCACCGAGCTGCTGCGGGCGGTGCCGGGGGTGCGGCGGATCTACTCCAACCGCGGCATAGAGGTGCTGGGGGAGCGGCTGGAAGCGGCGACGGCGACGCCCCTAGAAGCCTGGGTGGAGCAGACCGTGCTGGAGCCCCTGGGCATGGCGAGTGTGATGGTGCCTGGTTCCCCAGCGCACTCCGGTGAGGGCAATGCGGAGGATCTGGCGCGATTCGCCCAGGAGCTGGCGGCGCCGACGCTGGTGTCTGCGGCCCTGGCGCGCGAGGCCTGCCAGGTGGTCTTCCCGGAGCTGGACGGTGTGGTGCCCGGCTACGGGATGCACAGACCGAACGACTTTGGGCTGGGTGTGGAGGTGCGAGGCAGTAAGCACCCGCACTGGACCGGCAGCGGCAATAGCCCGCAGACTTTCGGGCACTTTGGGCAGGCGGGGTCCTTCCTGTGGGTGGACCCGGTGGCTGGTCGGCAGGCCGTGTTCCTGGGGGCACAGCCGTTTGCGGAGGTGCACCGGCGTCTGTGGCCTGCGCTCAACGACGAGGTGTTGGCTTTAGCGGGCTGA
- a CDS encoding exodeoxyribonuclease III, which yields MRLATWNVNSIRTRIDRVAAFLERENVDVLAMQEIKCKPEQFPRQALEAAGYELAVHGLDQWNGVAIASRVGLEEVSTSFPGQPTWAKSPQADAVVEARALGTTVGTKGDGEPVRLWSLYVPNGRELNHPHYTYKLEWLEALRQATGQWLATKPELALALVGDWNVAPLDEDVWDMEAFAGATHVSAPERAAFAAFEQVGMREVTRELVDGYTYWDYQKLRFPRNEGMRIDFVQASPTLAARISTAAIDRFERKGKGASDHAPVIVTIDCPCASAR from the coding sequence ATGCGCCTGGCCACCTGGAACGTGAACTCGATCCGCACCCGCATAGACCGCGTTGCTGCCTTTCTGGAGCGGGAGAACGTTGACGTCCTGGCCATGCAAGAGATCAAGTGCAAACCTGAGCAGTTCCCGCGCCAGGCACTGGAGGCCGCTGGCTACGAGCTGGCGGTGCACGGCCTGGACCAGTGGAACGGGGTGGCTATCGCCTCCCGCGTGGGCTTGGAAGAGGTGTCCACCAGCTTCCCGGGGCAGCCCACCTGGGCCAAGTCGCCGCAGGCCGACGCCGTCGTCGAGGCGCGAGCGCTAGGAACAACCGTGGGCACCAAAGGTGACGGCGAGCCAGTGCGGCTGTGGAGCCTGTACGTACCCAACGGCCGCGAACTAAACCACCCGCACTACACCTACAAACTGGAGTGGCTGGAGGCGCTGCGGCAGGCCACCGGGCAGTGGCTCGCCACCAAGCCCGAGCTGGCGCTGGCCCTGGTGGGAGACTGGAACGTTGCCCCGCTGGACGAGGACGTGTGGGACATGGAGGCCTTTGCCGGAGCCACGCACGTGTCAGCCCCCGAGCGCGCCGCCTTCGCGGCTTTCGAGCAGGTAGGCATGCGCGAGGTCACCCGGGAACTCGTGGACGGCTACACCTACTGGGACTACCAAAAGCTACGGTTCCCGCGTAACGAGGGCATGCGGATCGACTTCGTGCAAGCCTCACCGACCCTGGCCGCGCGGATCAGCACCGCCGCGATCGACCGCTTTGAACGCAAAGGAAAGGGCGCTTCAGACCACGCCCCTGTGATCGTCACCATCGACTGCCCCTGCGCCTCAGCCCGCTAA
- a CDS encoding ABC transporter substrate-binding protein, with protein MKTTLSVTRRQVLAGGVATATVATLAACGSSKTTDVKTAKPSAGAASSAPAADGDVVTLKYWHRLPDGEGMTKVADIVAKWNKDNPKIQVEATKFDGKADESYAKIAQAVKTGEAPDLAQVNLGHVASQFIAGNLEDVAKEIKEGGYAAHFAAGLMSQCTLGEVVVGLPQDSGPLVYVYDKAAFDALGITVPTTWDELKTAAATAKEQGKYIMTWQGDEAGNMLPGLAAAAGATWFSVENGDSWKVNIDSPETAKVSTILQGLIDEGLCLLLSDGRWGKEWGAKLTDGTIIGTVAAGWEPAFMLGDLKKEETQWQVAKLPKFGDQDMTGPDGGSAVCVIKGCKHKAEAVKFLDWFNTQVPDLVSQGLVVATTTGKPATPDAMKKLWGGQDVYSFLAEANATMNPNFPFSPTWASTSDKMKEAGGQVTTGAGKVADVFTAGQTEAVDSLKKAGLKVVE; from the coding sequence ATGAAGACCACACTTTCTGTCACTCGCCGCCAGGTTCTCGCTGGAGGTGTCGCCACCGCGACCGTCGCCACGCTCGCCGCCTGCGGCAGCTCCAAGACCACCGACGTTAAGACCGCCAAGCCTTCTGCTGGCGCCGCTTCCAGCGCCCCCGCCGCTGACGGTGACGTCGTCACCCTCAAGTACTGGCACCGCCTGCCTGACGGCGAGGGCATGACCAAGGTTGCCGACATCGTTGCCAAGTGGAACAAGGACAACCCCAAGATCCAGGTTGAGGCCACCAAGTTCGATGGCAAGGCTGACGAGTCCTACGCCAAGATCGCCCAGGCTGTGAAGACCGGCGAAGCTCCCGACCTCGCCCAGGTCAACCTCGGCCACGTCGCCTCCCAGTTCATCGCTGGCAACCTGGAGGATGTCGCCAAGGAGATCAAGGAAGGTGGCTACGCCGCCCACTTCGCTGCTGGCCTCATGAGCCAGTGCACGCTCGGCGAGGTCGTCGTTGGCCTCCCGCAGGACTCCGGCCCGCTCGTCTACGTCTACGACAAAGCCGCCTTCGACGCCCTGGGCATTACCGTCCCCACCACCTGGGACGAGCTCAAGACGGCTGCTGCCACCGCTAAGGAGCAGGGCAAGTACATCATGACCTGGCAGGGTGACGAGGCTGGCAACATGCTGCCCGGCCTGGCCGCCGCCGCCGGAGCCACCTGGTTCTCCGTTGAGAACGGAGACTCCTGGAAGGTCAACATCGACTCTCCGGAGACTGCCAAGGTCTCCACCATCCTGCAGGGCCTGATCGATGAGGGACTGTGCCTGTTGCTCTCCGATGGCCGCTGGGGCAAGGAGTGGGGCGCCAAGCTCACCGACGGCACCATCATCGGTACCGTCGCCGCCGGTTGGGAGCCCGCCTTCATGCTGGGTGACCTCAAGAAGGAAGAGACCCAGTGGCAGGTCGCCAAGCTCCCCAAGTTCGGCGACCAAGACATGACCGGCCCCGACGGCGGTTCCGCCGTCTGCGTCATCAAGGGCTGCAAGCACAAGGCTGAGGCCGTCAAGTTCCTCGACTGGTTCAACACCCAGGTTCCGGACCTCGTCAGCCAGGGTCTGGTGGTGGCCACCACTACCGGCAAGCCCGCCACCCCCGACGCCATGAAGAAGCTGTGGGGCGGCCAGGATGTCTACTCCTTCCTCGCTGAGGCCAACGCCACCATGAACCCCAACTTCCCCTTCTCCCCGACGTGGGCCTCCACCTCGGACAAGATGAAGGAGGCAGGCGGCCAGGTAACCACTGGCGCGGGCAAGGTTGCCGACGTCTTCACCGCGGGCCAGACCGAGGCCGTCGACTCGCTCAAGAAGGCTGGACTCAAGGTCGTGGAGTGA
- a CDS encoding carbohydrate ABC transporter permease, with protein sequence MIRKTAQPSEAASLAEPYTPTEANLRAMRARRRRNSLFGWTFAAPFMLFFAATFLVPIIVSIQQSFYQSKISGGGPYGGGERVTSFVGLENYVEVVKNSTFWTGIGRVVLYAAFQIPVMIGAALVLALILDSYLVKRVTVFRLGFFLPYAIPGVVAAMVWLYIYSPQLFPLSDLLGVNFFSKNTILASMANMTTWTFTGYNMLVFLAALQAIPQELYEAARLDGASGFQVATKIKIPMVSGAALLTVLLSIIGTIQLFNEPTVMASGQAWMGNSYTPMMMAYNTMVSSPGDQHMASAISIVMALIAGLLATVYGLVQLKLNKK encoded by the coding sequence ATGATCAGAAAGACGGCGCAACCATCAGAGGCTGCCAGCCTCGCGGAGCCATACACGCCAACCGAGGCGAACCTGCGTGCCATGCGTGCCCGCCGACGCCGCAACAGCCTGTTCGGCTGGACCTTCGCGGCCCCCTTCATGCTGTTTTTCGCCGCAACCTTCCTTGTGCCGATCATCGTTTCTATTCAGCAGTCCTTCTACCAGTCGAAAATCTCCGGAGGCGGCCCCTACGGCGGGGGCGAGCGAGTCACCAGCTTCGTGGGCCTAGAGAACTACGTCGAGGTGGTTAAGAACTCCACCTTCTGGACCGGTATCGGCCGCGTGGTTCTGTACGCAGCCTTCCAGATCCCCGTCATGATCGGCGCCGCACTAGTCCTGGCGCTGATCCTGGACTCTTATCTGGTCAAGCGGGTCACCGTCTTCCGTCTCGGCTTCTTCCTGCCCTACGCCATCCCTGGCGTCGTGGCCGCGATGGTTTGGCTCTACATCTACAGTCCGCAACTCTTCCCCCTGTCTGACCTGCTAGGTGTCAACTTCTTCTCCAAGAACACGATCTTGGCCTCTATGGCCAATATGACCACCTGGACTTTCACCGGCTACAACATGCTGGTTTTCCTAGCCGCCTTGCAGGCCATCCCGCAGGAACTCTATGAGGCCGCTCGGCTCGATGGCGCCTCTGGTTTCCAGGTGGCCACCAAGATCAAGATCCCAATGGTCTCCGGTGCGGCCCTACTGACTGTACTGCTGTCCATCATCGGCACCATCCAGCTTTTCAACGAGCCAACGGTCATGGCTTCCGGCCAAGCCTGGATGGGTAACTCCTATACGCCCATGATGATGGCCTACAACACCATGGTGAGTTCACCAGGAGATCAGCACATGGCCTCCGCCATCTCTATAGTCATGGCTCTGATCGCCGGCCTGCTAGCCACGGTCTACGGCCTCGTCCAGCTCAAGCTCAACAAGAAGTGA
- a CDS encoding carbohydrate ABC transporter permease produces the protein MSAATVSTANTRPGRKVAKLPDGREYYPSKSDHAQSLEPSTLAKVITHVVLIMVLLYFIVPIYWVVVSSTKSNGDLANTNGFWFAEDSIATNYRSLMEWTGGQFWRWVANSVFYSTAAGVVGTLISVMAGYGMSKFKFRGSNVLQGAVMVGLLLPISLLTIPLYIVMHSLGLTDTIWSIIIPSCVSPFGVFLGRMYAAASVPDELLEAARIDGAGEFRIFFTMVMRLLAPAMVTIFLFIFVATWNNFLLPLMMVTNNVQLKPVTLGLYGMMTYFNPVYGAVLQGALFGVLPLIVLFLMLQRFWQAGLAAGAVKG, from the coding sequence ATGAGCGCCGCAACTGTATCCACCGCCAACACCCGGCCTGGTCGCAAGGTGGCCAAGCTGCCCGATGGCCGTGAGTATTACCCCTCCAAATCGGACCACGCCCAGTCCCTGGAGCCCTCAACCCTGGCGAAGGTCATTACCCATGTAGTGCTGATAATGGTACTGCTGTACTTCATTGTGCCGATCTACTGGGTAGTGGTCTCCTCCACCAAGTCCAATGGCGACCTGGCCAATACCAACGGCTTCTGGTTCGCCGAGGACTCGATCGCCACCAACTACAGGTCCCTCATGGAGTGGACCGGCGGCCAGTTCTGGCGCTGGGTGGCTAACTCCGTCTTTTACTCGACGGCGGCCGGTGTGGTGGGCACCCTCATCTCTGTGATGGCTGGCTACGGCATGAGCAAGTTCAAGTTTCGTGGCTCCAACGTCCTGCAGGGCGCCGTGATGGTGGGGCTGCTGCTGCCCATCTCTTTGCTGACCATCCCGCTGTATATCGTCATGCACTCTCTGGGACTGACGGACACTATCTGGTCCATCATCATCCCGTCCTGTGTGAGTCCCTTCGGTGTGTTCCTGGGCCGCATGTACGCGGCGGCCTCCGTGCCTGACGAGCTGCTGGAGGCTGCCCGGATCGACGGTGCTGGTGAGTTCCGTATCTTCTTCACTATGGTGATGCGCCTGCTGGCCCCTGCGATGGTGACGATTTTCTTGTTCATCTTTGTGGCGACCTGGAACAACTTCCTGCTGCCGCTGATGATGGTGACGAACAACGTGCAGCTTAAGCCTGTCACCCTGGGTCTGTACGGCATGATGACCTACTTCAACCCAGTGTACGGCGCAGTGCTGCAAGGTGCGCTCTTCGGGGTGCTGCCGCTGATCGTCCTGTTCCTGATGCTGCAACGCTTCTGGCAGGCTGGTCTGGCTGCGGGCGCGGTCAAGGGCTGA
- a CDS encoding SDR family NAD(P)-dependent oxidoreductase, translating to MGTALITGASAGLGEEFAWHLATAGHDLVLVARNEQRLNTLAAEMSQAAGVGVQVLAADLSTPEGLERVTERLRTGTALGERDQLASGGAPCETVPHTAEDVAGRCVDLLVNNAGFAVGQAFVGGDLEQELRALEVMVRAVLVLTHAAVPGMVERGHGAVLNVSSMVALTAMGTYAAHKAWVRTFTEALASELHGTGVTATSVHPGLTRTEFHERAGMSEENWPDLVWLEAEQVVEEALAAVRRGQVLCTPSLRYRSANAALRMAPRWIVRRVSGHGSQRTQY from the coding sequence ATGGGTACAGCTTTGATTACCGGAGCAAGCGCGGGACTTGGTGAGGAGTTTGCCTGGCATCTCGCCACAGCCGGGCATGATCTGGTCCTGGTGGCTCGCAACGAGCAGCGCCTGAACACCCTGGCCGCAGAGATGAGCCAGGCCGCAGGAGTGGGCGTTCAGGTGCTTGCGGCGGATCTTTCCACCCCCGAGGGCCTGGAGCGGGTGACTGAGAGGCTGCGCACGGGCACCGCGCTGGGGGAGCGGGACCAGCTTGCTTCCGGCGGCGCTCCCTGCGAGACCGTGCCTCACACGGCTGAGGACGTGGCGGGCCGCTGCGTGGACCTGCTGGTGAACAACGCGGGCTTCGCCGTTGGCCAGGCTTTTGTTGGTGGAGATCTGGAGCAGGAACTGCGTGCCTTGGAGGTGATGGTGCGCGCCGTGCTGGTGTTGACCCACGCGGCGGTGCCGGGGATGGTTGAGCGCGGGCATGGTGCGGTCCTGAACGTCTCCTCCATGGTCGCCCTGACCGCCATGGGTACCTACGCCGCCCACAAGGCCTGGGTGCGCACTTTCACTGAGGCTCTGGCTTCAGAGCTGCACGGTACCGGCGTCACCGCCACTTCCGTGCATCCGGGGCTCACTCGCACCGAGTTCCATGAGCGCGCAGGCATGTCGGAGGAGAACTGGCCTGACCTCGTATGGCTGGAGGCTGAGCAAGTTGTGGAGGAGGCGCTCGCCGCTGTGCGGCGGGGGCAGGTGCTGTGCACGCCTAGCCTGCGCTACCGCAGTGCTAATGCTGCCTTGCGGATGGCGCCGCGCTGGATAGTGCGCCGGGTGTCCGGGCACGGCTCCCAACGCACACAGTACTGA
- the tpx gene encoding thiol peroxidase, whose translation MAEILIDGAPVHTLGNLPATGSKAPAFGLVGADLAPVTSQSLAGRRVVLNIFPSIDTGVCAMSVREFNARAAALENTTVLCVSMDLPFAAARFCGAEGLDGVVVASAFRSTFGKDYGVIMTDGPLEGLLSRCVVVLDTDSTVLYQQQVGDIVQEPDYEAAVAALA comes from the coding sequence ATGGCTGAGATTCTTATTGATGGCGCTCCTGTCCACACGCTAGGCAACCTTCCTGCAACTGGGAGTAAAGCCCCCGCCTTTGGGCTAGTGGGTGCGGATCTGGCGCCGGTCACCAGCCAGTCCCTGGCTGGCCGCCGCGTAGTGCTCAACATTTTCCCGTCTATCGACACCGGCGTCTGCGCCATGAGCGTGCGCGAGTTCAACGCGCGCGCCGCCGCGCTGGAGAACACCACGGTCTTGTGCGTCTCCATGGACCTGCCTTTCGCTGCCGCGCGGTTCTGCGGCGCGGAGGGGCTTGACGGCGTGGTGGTGGCTTCCGCCTTCCGCTCCACCTTCGGTAAGGACTACGGCGTCATCATGACTGACGGCCCGCTGGAGGGGCTACTGTCCCGGTGCGTGGTGGTGCTGGACACCGACAGCACCGTCCTGTATCAGCAGCAGGTGGGGGATATCGTCCAGGAGCCAGATTACGAGGCTGCGGTGGCCGCACTGGCCTGA
- the pyrE gene encoding orotate phosphoribosyltransferase: MSANDSPRVRLAELVNELVVVRGQVTLASGLESDFYVDMRRATLHHEAAPLIGHVMLDLLEEAGLWPEEVTAVGGLTMGADPVATAMLHAAASRGLDLDAFVVRKAAKDHGMKRRIEGPEVAGRQVVVLEDTSTTGGSPLEAVAALREAGAQVLAVAVVVDRDTGARERVEAVGLPYYAALGLGDLGLG; the protein is encoded by the coding sequence GTGAGCGCCAACGATTCCCCACGCGTCCGCCTAGCCGAGCTGGTTAATGAGCTGGTGGTGGTCCGCGGTCAGGTGACTCTTGCCTCCGGGCTAGAGTCCGATTTCTACGTGGATATGCGGCGGGCCACCCTGCACCATGAGGCTGCCCCGCTGATCGGCCACGTCATGCTGGACCTGCTGGAGGAGGCGGGGCTGTGGCCGGAGGAGGTCACGGCCGTGGGAGGCCTGACCATGGGGGCGGACCCGGTGGCTACCGCCATGCTGCACGCGGCCGCCTCCCGGGGTCTGGATTTGGACGCTTTCGTGGTGCGTAAGGCCGCCAAGGACCACGGCATGAAGCGGCGCATCGAGGGGCCTGAGGTGGCTGGCCGCCAGGTGGTGGTCCTGGAGGATACCTCCACCACCGGGGGCTCGCCGCTGGAGGCGGTGGCGGCCCTGCGGGAGGCGGGCGCCCAGGTGCTGGCGGTGGCGGTGGTGGTGGACCGGGACACCGGCGCCCGGGAGCGCGTGGAAGCTGTTGGTCTGCCCTACTACGCCGCCCTGGGCCTGGGGGACCTGGGCCTGGGCTGA
- a CDS encoding TrmH family RNA methyltransferase codes for MFVSELAGGAAGESGGGPLPPEVDTPADVREVGVGPWPGGEAAWPTDPRYDRELLRDGDRRNVVDQYRYWTVAAIRADLAVRAHPLHIAIENVSQDLNIGSIVRSANAFNVAGVHIVGRRRWNKRGAMVTNRYLDVRHHPEPAGLLDWAQLGGYEVVAIDNGPGAGLLERAELPERCLMVFGSEGAGVSAELLAGASRLLRIGQYGSTRSINVAAAAAVAMHTWVLRHGGEPSS; via the coding sequence ATGTTCGTTAGTGAGCTGGCGGGCGGGGCGGCGGGGGAGAGCGGCGGTGGCCCGCTTCCGCCGGAGGTGGACACCCCCGCTGACGTGCGGGAGGTCGGCGTCGGCCCCTGGCCGGGCGGAGAGGCCGCCTGGCCCACCGACCCCCGCTACGACCGTGAGTTACTACGCGACGGCGACCGGCGCAACGTCGTCGACCAGTACCGCTACTGGACGGTGGCGGCGATCCGTGCGGACCTGGCCGTCCGCGCACACCCGCTGCACATAGCCATCGAGAACGTCTCCCAGGACCTGAACATCGGCTCCATTGTGCGTAGCGCCAACGCCTTCAACGTGGCCGGGGTGCATATCGTGGGTAGACGGCGCTGGAACAAGCGGGGGGCTATGGTCACCAACCGCTACCTGGACGTGCGTCACCACCCCGAGCCCGCTGGGCTGCTGGACTGGGCGCAGTTGGGCGGCTACGAGGTGGTGGCCATCGACAACGGGCCAGGTGCCGGGCTGCTGGAGCGCGCCGAGCTGCCGGAGCGCTGCCTGATGGTCTTCGGCTCCGAGGGGGCGGGGGTCAGCGCCGAACTGCTGGCCGGGGCCAGTCGGCTGCTGCGCATCGGCCAGTACGGCTCTACCCGCTCCATAAACGTCGCGGCGGCTGCCGCCGTCGCCATGCACACCTGGGTGCTGCGTCATGGTGGCGAGCCCAGTTCCTGA
- the fbaA gene encoding class II fructose-bisphosphate aldolase produces MAIATQETYNDMLDRAKAGKYAVPAINVTSSQTLSAALKGFADAESDGIIQISNGGAAYWSGSSRLDRVKGSIAFAAYARAVGDLYPGVVGLHTDHCPKKLLADWIHPLLEIEAEQAKRGEQPMFNSHMWDGSAETLEDNIAIAVDMLARSKAATTVLEIEIGAVGGEEDGITGEINENLYTTPEAAKAAVDALGLGENGRYITALTFGNVHGSYKPGFVKLRPEILGDIQVKVGEQVGKDMPFDLVMHGGSGSTDEEIATAVRNGVIKMNVDTDTQYAFTRPIVDHMFKNYDGVLKVDGEVGNKKTYDPRAWGKAAEEGMAARVVEACERLGSVGSARR; encoded by the coding sequence GTGGCTATCGCAACCCAGGAGACCTACAACGACATGCTTGACCGCGCCAAGGCCGGTAAGTACGCCGTCCCCGCGATCAACGTCACCTCGTCCCAGACCCTGTCGGCCGCCCTAAAGGGCTTCGCTGACGCCGAGTCTGACGGCATCATCCAGATCTCCAACGGTGGTGCCGCCTACTGGTCCGGCTCCTCCCGCCTGGACCGCGTGAAGGGCTCCATCGCCTTCGCCGCATACGCCCGCGCCGTGGGGGACCTCTACCCCGGCGTCGTCGGCCTGCACACTGACCACTGCCCCAAGAAGCTCCTGGCTGACTGGATCCACCCGCTGCTGGAGATCGAGGCCGAGCAGGCCAAGCGTGGCGAGCAGCCGATGTTCAACTCCCACATGTGGGACGGCTCCGCCGAGACCCTGGAGGACAACATCGCCATCGCCGTGGACATGCTGGCCCGCTCCAAGGCTGCCACCACCGTGCTGGAGATCGAGATCGGCGCGGTCGGTGGTGAGGAGGACGGCATCACCGGGGAGATCAACGAGAACCTTTACACCACCCCGGAGGCCGCCAAGGCCGCTGTGGACGCCCTGGGCCTGGGTGAGAACGGCCGTTACATCACCGCTTTGACCTTCGGCAACGTGCATGGCTCCTACAAGCCGGGCTTCGTGAAGCTGCGTCCCGAGATCCTGGGTGACATCCAGGTCAAGGTTGGCGAGCAGGTCGGCAAGGACATGCCCTTCGACCTGGTCATGCACGGTGGCTCCGGCTCTACCGACGAGGAGATCGCCACCGCAGTGCGCAACGGCGTCATCAAGATGAACGTTGACACGGACACCCAGTACGCCTTCACCCGCCCGATCGTGGACCACATGTTCAAGAACTATGACGGCGTACTGAAGGTCGACGGCGAGGTCGGCAACAAGAAGACCTACGACCCGCGCGCCTGGGGCAAGGCCGCTGAGGAGGGCATGGCTGCCCGCGTGGTCGAGGCTTGCGAGCGCCTCGGCTCCGTCGGCTCCGCCCGCCGCTGA